In Candidatus Limnocylindrales bacterium, a single window of DNA contains:
- a CDS encoding PAS domain S-box protein — MEPSRFLAFAGPLPEPMLLLTRAGVIVEANPAAMRRLRRLGPLAGRSLQELVGDDEEHVARYLRACAGSGEFVLGSLALLDEHGTTLMRAEGAAVGTGGGERAILLRLAPQQAVVREFVHLNQRIDALGAEIVRRRQVEAALREQEERLRVTLASIGDAVIATDSQGCVTYCNGVAATLTGWELEEARGQPLVRIFRIVDERSGAPADDIVATVLREGRVVGLANHTLLISKDGQQRPIADSAAPIRGDDGSVIGVILVFHDVTESRTSQRLTRESEERYRALLDATTAIVWVSDRDGNLVPPQPSWSRYTGQSDAELTGLGWLDALHADDRDAVAAGWRQARSSVDFYQAEARLWHAPTGEYRRVDTRAVPLRNGDGTIREWVGMCVDVEDRRRAEDALRESDRRKDEFLATLAHELRNPLAPILHSLGILEHAGEDRALSARAINMMKRQLGQMVRLIDDLLDASRISRGKLELRLDVVELASAIDHAVETVRRHIDAKEQKLTVLLPPEPLYVRADTVRIAQVFANLLSNASKFTDPGRSIRVRASREDGEAVVRITDEGMGIAAEHMSSIFEMFTQLDNTLERAQSGLGIGLTLAQRLAEMHGGTLTADSPGLGGGSTFTVRLPLSDAYGAASAAKTSAGRSDTERPLTILVADDNRDSADGLAMLLRLMGHTVAAAYDGEEAFARAQELQPDIVILDIGMPRRNGYETCRMIRQQPWGRNALLVALTGWGQDEDRRRTREAGFDAHVVKPVSGEELERLISRQATEPR, encoded by the coding sequence GTGGAGCCATCGCGTTTCCTCGCCTTCGCCGGGCCATTGCCCGAGCCGATGCTGCTGCTGACGCGCGCCGGCGTCATCGTGGAAGCCAATCCGGCAGCCATGCGCCGCCTGCGGCGTCTGGGACCGCTGGCGGGACGCTCGCTGCAGGAGCTGGTCGGTGACGACGAAGAGCACGTGGCCCGCTACCTGCGGGCGTGCGCCGGCAGCGGCGAGTTCGTTCTGGGCTCGCTGGCACTGCTCGACGAGCACGGCACCACGCTGATGCGCGCCGAGGGAGCGGCCGTCGGCACGGGCGGCGGCGAGCGGGCGATCCTGCTGCGCCTGGCTCCGCAGCAGGCAGTGGTGCGCGAGTTCGTGCACCTCAACCAGCGCATCGATGCGCTCGGCGCCGAGATCGTCCGCCGGCGGCAGGTCGAGGCGGCCCTGCGCGAGCAGGAAGAGCGGCTGCGCGTTACGCTGGCCAGCATCGGCGATGCCGTCATCGCCACCGATTCCCAGGGATGCGTCACCTACTGCAACGGCGTGGCGGCGACGCTGACCGGCTGGGAGCTCGAGGAGGCGCGCGGCCAGCCGCTGGTGCGCATCTTCCGGATCGTCGACGAACGCAGCGGCGCCCCCGCCGACGACATTGTCGCGACCGTGCTGCGCGAAGGCCGCGTGGTCGGCCTGGCCAACCATACGCTGCTCATTTCCAAGGACGGCCAGCAGCGACCCATCGCCGACAGCGCCGCCCCGATCCGCGGCGACGACGGCTCGGTGATCGGCGTGATCCTGGTTTTCCATGACGTCACCGAAAGCCGCACTTCGCAGCGCCTGACCCGCGAATCCGAGGAACGCTATCGTGCGCTGCTGGACGCGACCACGGCCATCGTCTGGGTTTCCGATCGCGACGGGAACCTCGTGCCGCCGCAGCCGTCGTGGTCGCGCTACACCGGCCAGAGCGATGCGGAGCTGACGGGCCTCGGCTGGCTCGACGCGCTTCACGCAGACGACCGCGACGCCGTTGCGGCCGGATGGCGGCAGGCGCGCTCCAGCGTCGATTTCTACCAGGCCGAAGCGCGCCTCTGGCATGCACCCACGGGCGAATACCGGCGAGTCGACACGCGCGCCGTGCCGCTGCGCAACGGCGACGGCACCATCCGCGAGTGGGTCGGCATGTGCGTGGACGTCGAGGACCGCCGCCGGGCCGAGGATGCGCTGCGCGAGTCGGATCGCCGCAAGGACGAATTCCTGGCAACGCTGGCACATGAGCTGAGAAACCCGCTGGCCCCCATCCTGCATTCGCTCGGGATCCTCGAGCACGCCGGCGAAGACCGGGCTCTGTCGGCGCGCGCCATCAACATGATGAAGCGCCAGCTCGGCCAGATGGTGCGGCTGATCGATGACCTGCTCGACGCCAGCCGCATCAGCCGCGGAAAGCTCGAGCTGCGCCTCGACGTCGTCGAACTGGCTTCCGCCATCGATCATGCCGTGGAGACGGTGCGCCGCCACATCGACGCGAAGGAGCAGAAGCTCACCGTGCTCCTGCCGCCCGAGCCGCTGTACGTGCGGGCCGACACGGTGCGGATCGCGCAGGTGTTCGCGAACCTGCTCAGCAATGCGTCCAAGTTCACCGACCCCGGCAGGAGCATTCGTGTGCGTGCGTCGCGTGAGGACGGCGAGGCGGTGGTCCGCATCACGGATGAAGGCATGGGCATCGCTGCCGAGCACATGTCGTCGATCTTCGAGATGTTCACGCAGCTCGACAACACGCTCGAGCGGGCGCAGAGCGGACTCGGCATCGGCCTGACGCTGGCGCAACGTCTGGCCGAGATGCACGGCGGCACGCTGACTGCCGACAGCCCCGGCCTCGGTGGCGGCAGCACCTTCACGGTGCGGCTGCCGCTGTCCGACGCCTACGGCGCCGCTTCCGCCGCCAAGACATCGGCCGGCCGCTCCGACACCGAACGGCCGCTCACGATCCTGGTGGCCGACGACAACCGCGACAGCGCCGATGGGCTCGCGATGCTGCTCCGACTCATGGGCCATACGGTGGCCGCCGCCTACGACGGCGAGGAGGCGTTTGCGAGGGCGCAGGAGCTGCAACCCGACATCGTCATCCTCGACATTGGAATGCCGCGCCGCAACGGTTACGAGACCTGCCGCATGATCCGGCAGCAGCCCTGGGGCAGGAACGCGCTGCTCGTGGCGCTGACCGGATGGGGTCAGGACGAGGACCGGCGCAGGACCCGGGAAGCCGGCTTCGACGCGCATGTCGTCAAGCCGGTGAGCGGCGAAGAGCTCGAGCGACTGATCTCGCGTCAGGCGACGGAGCCGCGATGA
- a CDS encoding nuclear transport factor 2 family protein, which yields MPAPSTHASTVERWHDLLRSGDLTALDGLLAENAVFHSPVVHTPQRGKALVTMYLSAAAQVLLSSNFRYVREVIGPRDAVLEFEAEIDGIHINGVDMFHWNEDGRIDDFKVMIRPLKAVNLLHGLMKEMLEATGPATVHG from the coding sequence ATGCCCGCACCTTCCACGCACGCATCGACCGTCGAACGCTGGCACGACCTGCTGCGCTCGGGCGACCTGACGGCGCTGGACGGCCTGCTGGCCGAGAATGCGGTGTTCCACTCGCCCGTCGTGCACACTCCTCAGCGCGGCAAGGCGCTGGTGACGATGTACCTGTCGGCCGCCGCGCAGGTGCTGCTGTCTTCGAACTTCCGCTACGTGCGCGAGGTGATCGGGCCGCGCGATGCGGTGCTGGAGTTCGAGGCCGAGATCGACGGCATCCACATCAACGGCGTCGACATGTTCCACTGGAACGAGGATGGCCGCATCGACGACTTCAAGGTGATGATCCGTCCACTGAAGGCCGTGAATCTGCTGCACGGCCTGATGAAGGAGATGCTCGAGGCCACGGGGCCGGCGACGGTCCACGGCTGA
- a CDS encoding methanogen output domain 1-containing protein: MHDAPVSITPRSASIALERDVFLRTLLRHLAGTLQNVVGLEEASGFVSVVGKEMGDEINGAYKAALGTDQLTREQVAEVLVDLKRRIQGDFFIIEQDDEKIVLGNRACPFAEKVVGRPALCMMTSNVFGSIAADNLGYAKVAIEQAIARGDAGCRVVVYLKPTAASEAADGRAYFQA, encoded by the coding sequence GTGCACGACGCTCCTGTTTCCATCACCCCGCGTAGCGCCTCGATCGCCCTGGAGCGAGACGTGTTCCTGCGTACGCTTCTTCGCCATCTGGCGGGGACGCTGCAGAACGTCGTGGGTCTCGAGGAGGCCTCCGGCTTCGTCAGCGTCGTCGGCAAGGAGATGGGCGACGAGATCAACGGCGCCTACAAGGCCGCCCTCGGCACCGATCAGCTGACGCGCGAGCAGGTGGCCGAAGTCCTCGTCGACCTCAAGCGACGCATCCAGGGAGACTTCTTCATCATCGAGCAGGACGACGAGAAGATCGTCCTCGGCAACCGGGCCTGTCCGTTCGCGGAGAAGGTGGTCGGTCGTCCAGCGCTGTGCATGATGACGTCGAACGTCTTCGGCAGCATCGCCGCCGACAACCTCGGCTATGCCAAGGTCGCCATCGAGCAGGCGATCGCTCGCGGCGACGCCGGCTGCCGGGTCGTCGTCTACCTCAAGCCCACTGCGGCCTCCGAGGCCGCCGACGGACGCGCGTATTTCCAAGCCTGA
- a CDS encoding efflux RND transporter periplasmic adaptor subunit yields the protein MVWLRCAALAAAVLVSACGGEGSSAAPMRAQDQPRPVRLVTAEAGTLPRGVIATGTLAAEDQVVLNTEVAGRLEHLPVDIGSVVKAGDVVAVLNLEDFELRVEQARTALAQARAQLGVPADGSGDAIDPEKTPLVRQARAVLDQARSQRQRVASLQPHGATSTAEVERTAADLRVAEARLQEALHEVRNRQAQVAERRAALRIAEQQLDKATLRAPFDGVVRERHLSIGAYLSVGAEVVTIVRVHPLRLRLAVPEKETGAIAVGQRVQVQLGDRTSAEGKVVRISPAVDETTRTLMVEAEIPNPAGTLRPGAFATAEIITDPDMPAVLVPASSLVVFAGVTRVLGVENGKIVEKRVRVGRKQDDRTEILEGLAAGERIVAEPGNLAAGQAVIVE from the coding sequence ATGGTCTGGTTGCGATGCGCGGCCCTTGCCGCGGCGGTCCTGGTGAGCGCGTGCGGCGGCGAGGGCTCCAGCGCCGCACCCATGCGCGCTCAGGATCAGCCGCGGCCGGTGCGTCTCGTGACGGCGGAGGCCGGCACGCTCCCGCGCGGGGTGATCGCCACCGGCACGCTGGCCGCCGAAGACCAGGTCGTCCTGAACACCGAGGTCGCCGGCCGTCTCGAGCACCTTCCAGTGGACATCGGCAGCGTGGTCAAGGCGGGCGACGTGGTGGCCGTTCTCAACCTCGAGGACTTCGAGCTTCGCGTGGAGCAGGCGCGCACCGCGCTGGCCCAGGCGCGTGCGCAGCTCGGCGTGCCGGCCGACGGCTCGGGCGATGCGATCGATCCGGAGAAGACGCCGCTGGTGCGGCAGGCGCGGGCGGTGCTCGATCAGGCGCGCAGCCAGCGGCAGCGCGTGGCGTCGCTGCAGCCGCATGGCGCCACCTCCACGGCCGAGGTCGAGCGCACGGCTGCCGACCTGCGCGTGGCCGAAGCGCGACTGCAGGAAGCGCTGCACGAGGTGCGCAACCGGCAGGCGCAGGTTGCCGAGCGCCGGGCGGCGCTGCGCATCGCCGAGCAGCAGCTCGACAAGGCCACGCTGCGCGCGCCCTTCGACGGCGTGGTGCGCGAGCGGCACCTGTCGATCGGCGCGTATCTTTCGGTCGGCGCCGAGGTGGTGACGATCGTGCGCGTGCATCCGCTGCGCCTTCGCCTGGCGGTGCCGGAGAAGGAGACGGGCGCGATCGCGGTGGGCCAGCGCGTGCAGGTGCAGCTCGGCGATCGCACCAGCGCCGAGGGCAAGGTCGTGCGCATCAGCCCGGCGGTCGACGAGACGACGCGTACGCTGATGGTGGAAGCCGAAATTCCGAATCCGGCCGGGACCTTGCGTCCGGGTGCGTTCGCGACCGCCGAGATCATCACCGACCCCGACATGCCGGCCGTCCTCGTGCCGGCGTCGTCGCTGGTGGTCTTTGCCGGCGTCACGCGCGTGCTCGGCGTCGAGAACGGCAAGATCGTCGAGAAGCGAGTGCGCGTGGGACGCAAGCAGGACGACCGCACCGAGATCCTCGAAGGCCTCGCCGCCGGCGAGAGGATCGTCGCCGAGCCCGGCAACCTCGCCGCGGGCCAGGCGGTGATCGTCGAGTAG
- the efp gene encoding elongation factor P, with product MISTGEFKRGMRILVDNDPYVILDVHQQSPSARGASTLTKIKVRNLRTSQVLEKTFRGGDKVEQPDLELRPVQFLYRDDDGFHFMDTNSYEQILLSEDDVGDAPGYLTEGLEDIRSVVFNGKVISIDLPNTVVLTITETNPSIKGGTAQAQTKPATLQTGLVIQVPAYLESGEQIVVDTRDARFISRAKG from the coding sequence ATGATCTCCACCGGCGAATTCAAGCGGGGCATGCGCATCCTCGTCGACAACGATCCGTACGTGATCCTGGACGTCCACCAGCAGTCGCCGTCGGCGCGCGGCGCGTCGACACTGACCAAGATCAAGGTGCGCAATCTTCGCACCAGCCAGGTCCTGGAAAAGACGTTCCGCGGCGGCGACAAGGTCGAGCAACCCGACCTGGAGCTGCGGCCGGTGCAGTTCCTGTACCGCGACGACGACGGCTTCCATTTCATGGACACCAACAGCTATGAGCAGATCCTGCTGTCCGAAGACGATGTGGGCGACGCGCCGGGGTATCTGACCGAAGGCCTCGAGGACATCCGCTCGGTGGTCTTCAACGGCAAGGTGATCTCGATCGATCTTCCCAATACGGTCGTGCTGACCATCACCGAGACCAATCCGTCCATCAAGGGCGGCACCGCCCAGGCACAGACCAAGCCGGCAACGCTGCAGACGGGGCTGGTCATCCAGGTCCCGGCCTATCTCGAATCGGGAGAGCAGATCGTCGTCGATACGCGCGATGCGCGCTTCATCTCGCGCGCCAAGGGCTGA
- a CDS encoding aminoacetone oxidase family FAD-binding enzyme → MRSDPIIIVGAGAAGLMAAIFAAGAGAPVVLLERTRDGGRKILISGGGRCNVLPSRLEESRFVTASSPNAMRKMIRSWPLAEQRTFFEVELGVALALEPDSGKLFPVSNRAREVRDALVAAAAARGAELRGEHSVVGVRRLGDAFEVELENRPPLRAAAVILATGGLSVPNTGSDGTGLRIAGELGHELRPTYPALTPLVQEPARYRELAGVSCTATLSAGRTTSRGGFLFTHRGFSGPSVLDVSHVATRDGGDIHVQWTERTRQEWEEMLRPQRAGVAGVLRRHLPARLADALMADAGIPAERSLADLRAAERRAIVESLTRWRLPWTGHEGYRKAEVTGGGVDLGEVDPRTMQSRRCPGLFLCGEMLDAFGPIGGYNFLWAWATGRAAGLGALTATGVFR, encoded by the coding sequence GTGCGCAGCGACCCCATCATCATCGTGGGCGCCGGTGCCGCCGGCCTGATGGCGGCGATCTTCGCGGCCGGCGCTGGTGCGCCCGTGGTGCTGCTCGAACGTACGCGCGACGGCGGCCGCAAGATCCTCATCAGCGGCGGCGGGCGCTGCAACGTGCTGCCGTCGCGCCTGGAGGAGTCGCGCTTCGTCACCGCTTCCTCGCCCAATGCAATGCGCAAGATGATCCGCTCCTGGCCGCTGGCCGAGCAGCGCACGTTCTTCGAGGTGGAGCTGGGCGTGGCGCTGGCACTGGAGCCCGACAGCGGCAAGCTCTTTCCCGTCTCCAACCGTGCCCGCGAGGTGCGCGATGCGCTTGTTGCCGCCGCTGCCGCGCGCGGCGCCGAGCTTCGCGGCGAGCACAGCGTCGTCGGCGTGCGGCGACTCGGCGATGCGTTCGAGGTCGAGTTGGAAAACCGCCCGCCGCTGCGCGCGGCGGCCGTCATCCTGGCAACCGGTGGGCTTTCGGTGCCGAACACCGGCAGCGACGGCACGGGACTGCGCATCGCGGGCGAGCTCGGCCACGAGCTGCGCCCGACCTACCCGGCGCTGACGCCGCTGGTGCAGGAGCCCGCACGCTACCGAGAGCTCGCCGGAGTCTCGTGCACGGCCACGCTGAGCGCAGGCAGGACGACGTCGCGCGGCGGCTTCCTTTTCACGCATCGGGGCTTCAGCGGTCCCTCCGTGCTCGACGTGTCCCACGTGGCCACGCGCGATGGCGGCGACATCCACGTTCAGTGGACCGAGCGCACGCGCCAGGAGTGGGAGGAGATGCTGCGCCCGCAGCGCGCGGGAGTGGCCGGCGTGCTGCGACGCCACCTTCCCGCGCGCCTCGCCGACGCGTTGATGGCGGATGCGGGCATTCCTGCCGAGCGATCGCTCGCCGATCTTCGCGCAGCGGAACGTCGCGCGATCGTCGAGTCCCTGACGCGCTGGCGGCTGCCCTGGACCGGACATGAGGGCTACCGCAAGGCTGAGGTCACCGGCGGCGGCGTCGATCTCGGCGAAGTGGACCCGCGCACGATGCAGAGCCGTCGCTGCCCCGGCCTGTTCCTGTGCGGAGAAATGCTCGACGCCTTCGGGCCCATCGGCGGCTACAATTTCCTGTGGGCGTGGGCGACCGGACGAGCGGCGGGTCTGGGTGCGCTTACGGCCACCGGCGTTTTCCGCTAG
- a CDS encoding efflux RND transporter permease subunit produces the protein MQKLAEICIRRPVFAAMLILALVVVGAAAYLQLGVDRFPAVDVPQVRVRATLPGAAPEEMETEVAQPLEQVINTVEGLDELRSISGSGATVVVATFLLERDIDVAAQDVRDRVTSAMGELPREMDLPSVAKFDNESSPILSVAVSGERPLRELTDLADRIVKVQLERSPGVGEIRMVGGLERAINVWIDADRLAAMQLPITTVRDAILTQNSRVPGGNVTTPTVERSLRTLGRLSDAQAFDELVLATREGTPIRVRDVGWAEDGTKEQRSVARLDDVPTVTLELRRQSGANTVAVIEGVKRTIEELRAQLPPDIRLEILRDQSRYIHAALHEITVHLVLGSILACLVVLVFMRSWRSTLIAGVAIPASVITTFACMWALDFTLNSVTMLALVLMVGVVIDDAIVVLENIFRFVEEKKLSPMQAARDATAEIGLAVLATTLSLVVVFVPVSFMSSISGRFLYQFGITAAAAILVSLLVSFTLTPAMSARLLRADAQAHDGKASRGGFYARLDDLYARSLGGALRRRRLVGVLAVLVMLSMVPLYGVIQQEYIPTDVDEAEFEVNVTAPEGTSVAAMDDAMRRIAADISSTRGVRSVLTTVGGGFLGIVNQSSAYVRLAPHEERYFSFGRFFSSLVRLQPWEAFVGNYTQRDVMQELRAKMKKYPDLRVSVRNASSFSLGTAGADIDFNLRGPELEFLAAKSEELRTRMLEMGGIADADTTLKLAKPELRVVVDRDRAADLGVEVEDIALAMRLMVGGDDRVSRFVDPTVNEDYDVQVRLEEGDRNDPSTILRLFVPSASGQLVRLDSVARLDPAATASRIDRLDRQRVASIRATVAPGFALGDRLDAVREEAAKLGLPPEYTTGVSGKGRELERTFTQFLWAFLLSIVFMYMILAAQYESLLDPVTILLSLPLSVPFALLSMWMAGSTLNLFSALGILVLFGVVKKNSILQVDHIKQLRAQGIERTEAILRGSRDRLRPILMTTLTLVAGMMPLALGTGPGAEERYTIAVVVIGGQSLSLALTLIVTPVAYAIFDDARTALVARRRAFGVSQREAL, from the coding sequence GTGCAGAAGCTCGCCGAAATCTGTATTCGCCGGCCCGTCTTCGCGGCGATGCTCATCCTGGCGCTCGTCGTCGTGGGTGCGGCCGCCTATCTGCAACTCGGTGTCGACCGGTTTCCAGCAGTGGACGTTCCGCAGGTGCGCGTGCGCGCGACGCTGCCCGGCGCCGCGCCCGAGGAGATGGAGACCGAGGTCGCGCAGCCGCTCGAGCAGGTCATCAACACCGTCGAAGGGCTGGACGAGCTGCGTTCCATCTCCGGCTCGGGAGCCACGGTGGTGGTCGCGACGTTTCTTCTGGAGCGCGACATCGACGTGGCCGCGCAGGACGTGCGCGACCGCGTCACCTCGGCCATGGGCGAGCTTCCGCGCGAGATGGATCTGCCGAGCGTGGCCAAGTTCGACAACGAGTCGAGCCCGATCCTTTCGGTGGCCGTGTCGGGAGAGCGCCCTCTGCGCGAGCTGACCGACCTTGCCGACCGCATCGTCAAGGTCCAGCTGGAGCGCTCGCCGGGCGTCGGCGAGATCCGCATGGTCGGAGGGCTGGAGCGCGCCATCAACGTCTGGATCGACGCCGACCGCCTGGCGGCGATGCAGCTGCCGATCACGACGGTGCGCGACGCGATCCTGACGCAGAACAGCCGCGTCCCCGGCGGCAACGTCACCACGCCCACCGTCGAGCGCAGCCTGCGAACGCTCGGCCGGCTCTCGGATGCGCAGGCGTTCGACGAGCTGGTGCTGGCCACGCGCGAAGGAACGCCGATCCGCGTGCGCGACGTCGGCTGGGCCGAGGACGGCACCAAGGAGCAGCGCTCGGTGGCGCGGCTCGACGACGTGCCGACGGTGACGCTGGAGCTCCGGCGCCAGTCGGGCGCCAACACCGTCGCCGTCATCGAGGGCGTCAAGCGGACCATCGAGGAGCTGCGCGCCCAGCTTCCGCCCGACATCAGGCTGGAGATCCTGCGCGACCAGTCGCGCTACATCCACGCTGCGCTGCACGAGATCACCGTGCACCTGGTGCTCGGCAGCATCCTGGCCTGCCTGGTCGTGCTGGTGTTCATGCGCAGCTGGCGCTCCACGCTGATCGCCGGCGTGGCCATTCCGGCCTCGGTGATCACCACGTTCGCATGCATGTGGGCGCTCGACTTCACGCTCAACAGCGTGACGATGCTGGCGCTGGTGCTGATGGTGGGCGTGGTCATCGACGACGCCATCGTGGTGCTCGAGAACATCTTCCGCTTCGTCGAGGAGAAGAAGCTCTCGCCGATGCAGGCGGCGCGCGACGCCACGGCCGAGATCGGGCTGGCCGTGCTGGCCACGACGCTGTCGCTGGTGGTGGTCTTCGTGCCGGTCTCGTTCATGTCGAGCATCTCGGGGCGCTTCCTCTACCAGTTCGGCATCACCGCCGCGGCCGCGATCCTGGTCAGCCTGCTGGTTTCGTTCACTCTGACGCCGGCCATGAGCGCGCGCCTGCTGCGGGCGGACGCGCAGGCGCACGACGGCAAGGCCTCGCGCGGCGGCTTCTACGCGCGGCTGGACGATCTGTATGCACGCAGCCTCGGCGGTGCGCTGCGGCGCAGGCGCCTGGTCGGCGTGCTGGCGGTGCTCGTGATGCTGTCGATGGTGCCGCTGTACGGCGTCATCCAGCAGGAATACATCCCCACCGACGTCGATGAGGCCGAGTTCGAGGTCAACGTGACGGCCCCCGAAGGCACCAGCGTGGCGGCGATGGACGATGCCATGCGCCGCATCGCGGCCGACATCTCCTCGACCCGCGGCGTGCGCAGCGTGCTGACCACGGTCGGCGGCGGCTTTCTCGGCATCGTCAACCAGTCCTCGGCGTACGTACGCCTGGCCCCGCACGAGGAGCGGTACTTCTCCTTCGGGCGTTTCTTCTCGTCACTGGTGCGCCTGCAGCCGTGGGAGGCGTTCGTCGGGAACTACACCCAGCGTGACGTCATGCAGGAGCTGCGCGCCAAGATGAAGAAGTATCCCGACCTGCGCGTGTCGGTGCGCAACGCCTCCTCGTTCAGCCTGGGCACCGCGGGCGCCGACATCGACTTCAACCTGCGCGGCCCCGAGCTCGAATTCCTGGCAGCCAAGTCGGAGGAGCTGCGCACGCGCATGCTCGAGATGGGCGGCATCGCCGACGCCGACACGACTCTCAAGCTGGCCAAGCCCGAGCTGCGCGTCGTGGTCGACCGCGACCGCGCCGCCGATCTGGGCGTGGAGGTCGAGGACATCGCGCTGGCCATGCGTCTGATGGTCGGCGGCGACGACCGCGTCTCGCGCTTCGTCGATCCGACCGTCAACGAGGACTACGACGTGCAGGTGCGTCTGGAGGAAGGCGACCGCAACGATCCCTCGACGATCCTGCGGCTCTTCGTGCCGTCCGCCAGCGGGCAGCTCGTGCGGCTGGACAGCGTGGCTCGCCTGGATCCCGCCGCCACGGCCTCGCGCATCGACCGTCTGGACCGCCAGCGCGTCGCGAGCATCCGGGCCACGGTCGCTCCCGGCTTCGCGCTCGGCGACCGCCTGGACGCCGTTCGCGAGGAGGCTGCCAAGCTCGGGCTGCCGCCCGAGTACACGACCGGCGTCAGCGGCAAGGGCCGCGAGCTCGAGCGCACGTTCACGCAGTTCCTGTGGGCATTCCTGCTCTCGATCGTGTTCATGTACATGATCCTGGCGGCGCAGTACGAGAGCCTGCTCGATCCGGTGACGATTCTGCTGTCGCTGCCGCTGTCGGTGCCGTTCGCGCTGCTCTCGATGTGGATGGCGGGCAGCACGCTCAACCTGTTCTCGGCGCTCGGCATCCTGGTGCTGTTCGGGGTGGTCAAGAAGAACTCGATCCTGCAGGTGGACCACATCAAGCAGCTTCGCGCGCAAGGCATCGAGCGCACCGAGGCGATCCTGCGCGGCAGCCGCGACCGCCTGCGCCCGATCCTGATGACGACGCTGACCCTTGTGGCCGGCATGATGCCGCTGGCGCTCGGCACCGGCCCGGGCGCCGAGGAGCGCTACACGATCGCGGTCGTCGTCATCGGCGGACAGTCGCTGTCGCTGGCGCTGACGCTGATCGTCACGCCGGTGGCCTACGCGATCTTCGACGACGCGCGCACCGCGCTCGTCGCGCGCCGGCGCGCGTTCGGCGTATCGCAGCGCGAAGCGCTCTGA